CTTCTTCGTGGCCGAGCAGGTGGGGCTGGTGTGGACCTACCTGCCTGACCGCTCCCGCCTGGAGAAGCCCTTCCTGAATGTGAGCCAAGCAGTGCTTACTTCGCCCTGGGAAGGGGACGAACGTGGCTTCCTGGGTCTTGCCTTCCACCCCCGCTTCCCACATCCCAGCAAACTCTATGTCTACTATTCGGTGGGGGTCGGCTTCCGAGAGTGGATCCGCATCAGCGAGTTCAGAGTCTCAGAGGGTGACGAGAACACAGTGGATCATGGCTCAGAGAGGTGGATTCTGGGAGCCCCAGCCAAGGGGGAGTGGGGTGTTGAGCGGTCGGTCACGTGGGAGGCTGCGTGACACACACTGCCATGGCTGCACTAGCGTGTCTCTCTTAAATGCTGTGAATATTTAACACCCAGATGTGTGTTCTGGGGTGAATCCCATGCTCTGTGGCCTGGGAGGAGTGATTTTGCAAAACAGATAAGGCGTGGGGTCATGTCCTGACCTCTGCCTCTGTTATCCTAGGCCAGACGCTTCTCTCGTGTTCTGTGGCAGGCCTCTAGAGATGGCTATTTCATCTGACTCGTAAAACTGGATACGGTCACAGCTCAGAGCAGAAAAGTGACCTGTGAGGAAGCCTTCCAAGCTGGAGTCCTGGTCTGTTCTCAGAAGTGCATCCCATCATTGGGCTTGCTGGGCTGTGGTCAGAGGTCACCATTCTTGCCTCAACAGCCAGCTCCTCCCCCAGCCTCTTCattctcagtctctggcagctGGCCCTGTCTCCTGCTCCCGTCTAAATCTCACTCTCTTCcttccactctctccctctcctcctcccctcccctccccctccccctcccccctctctccctctctctctctgtcttttagtctttctccttccctgcctctgtctctcagcctttctcccttcctgtctccctctctgtctccgcCTCTTTGTCTccgtctgtttgtctgtctgtctgtctgtctgtctgtctctccttgtgtagcccaggctgtgggCTACATTGAACATCCTATATAGCCTATGCCTCAAACTCCCGATCCTGTctgtgtctctacctcccaagtatggGGATTACAGGTATTGGTGACCATGTCCAGCTCTTACCCCGTTTAATCTGCTCCTACTCTAGGCCCCCCAGGGTCTGCAGAACCTATTCTCAACTGTTCATAGGGGTgttgagctggcttggtcacccTGTTCCAGAGACTCTCCCAGGCAGAAGTGAATACTGAAAATAAGGGTCTTGAAAGTTGTTGGAAGGTCAGCCTGGGGAAGGCAGCAAGGAACCTGGGCCACTGGAGGAACTTACCTCCTCCTATCGCTGGAGGGACCCAGGGAAAAGTGAGGTGCCATAGCCCCAGAACTGTAGGGTATGTCAGGTTGGAGGCCAATCTAACTGGAGCCATGGTGGGAGGGGCAACTCTTGCAGAGATGTTGTCATAaacacaagcaaaacaccaacCCCACACCTGGCTCTCCTAATGCCTTCTATTGGCTGATATGGTTCAGGTAGCAAAGGAGCATGGGAAATGTAGTTCAGAGGCACTGACTGTCTCTAACCCCAAGTAGAGGCAAGCAGGAGCAAAGGGTGAGGTGTGTTGGTAAAAATGGCAATGAAAAGCCACCATGCATTTGATGAAACTGTGAAATGCTGATGTTGGATAAATAGAAAGGAGAAACAGCCCAAAAACGGTAGCTTTGAGGGTTATAATCTTGTCTTAGAGCATTAGTTTTGACTCGAGTTATCTGGCAGCCAGAGGGAGTGGGGCGAGGGAAACAGAATTTTCAGGATTACAGCCAAGCCTGAGAGACCACTTCTCAATGACAGAAGGTTTGTCCCATGGACCTGACAGGTGGAGAAGGAGCATGAAAGCACGTGCCTCCAACAGTGACTTAAAAAAGGCTCATGGTAAAAAACTGAGAGTGGTTGGTACATTCCCTATAATAGCAGCTCTTAGGAAGTGGAGGCAACAAGATCCAGAAGgccaggcaggagagatggctcagaggttaagagtgctgactgctcttccagaggtcctgagttcaattcccagcaacgacttggtggcttacaaccatctgtaatgagatctggtgccctcttctggtttgcaggcatacatgcagacactgtacatatgaataaataaattaaaaataaatacatctttaaaaaaaatccagagggtcaggagttcaaagccatccttggctacacagcctgttccaggctagccaaagcTACTTGAtaatctgtctttaaaaaaagaaaaaagatcaagtaGATGTGGTCGTATGTGCCTTCATTCCCAGCACTATGGAGTCAGAgccaggtggatgtctgtgagttcaaggatagcttggtctacatagtgagttccagggcaaccagggatatatagtgagatcctgcctaaaaacaaatgaacaacaaaaaaatctggaGATGAAGAGCTAACTTCACGGTTAACAGCATCTGCTGCTTTTTTGCTGGTCCTGAGTTCGGTTTTCCAATAGCCATAAGGAACAGTTCATAACAGTGGACAACTTCAGTACCAGGATCTGCTGCTCTCTTCTAGTTccagggtacccacattcatgtgGCAGATGCATACCCCCCAATAGAAATAAAATCCATTAATTTAAATACAGAACATAAAGTATACATAATCACATGTTTTAACCTGAGGCTTCAACGAGGGTCCTCTGGGCACCTCATACAGAACTTGACTTACCCAGAGGGAGAAGTTGGAGTGCCTGGCCGGCTAGCAGGGCTAGCTATCACTGGTGCCCAGGTCAGTTATCAGTGTCTTCCCATGGTTGGAGGATGTGGGTGACCAGAAGTCTGAGCTGACCTCTGCTTGGAGGACCCTGAATTTGGGACTCTGTAAGGGTCATATGCAGTAGCTTTGCCATGGAAAGATCTAGTTGCGATCGTTTTTCTAATGACCCGGACTCTCTgtgtcttgctttttgtttgtttgtttttcttgtttgcttgtttattttgtttttttttaaaaaagattttatttatttatttattatatgtaagtacactgtagctgtcttcagacacaccagaagagggcatcagatctcattacgggtggttgtgagccaccatgtggttgctgggatttgaacttcggaccttcggaagagcagtcaggtgctcttacccactgagtcatctcaccagcccccttattttgttttttggtggtttttgttttgttttcctgctctGTTTCCATAGGGATAATGAGGTTAGTGCAGTGGCTGGTCTTGTTGAACCTGGTTGTTCtgggatatctatctatctatctatctatccctatctatctatctatctatctatctatctatctatctatctatctatctatctcactatgtagaccaagctgtccttaaactcacagacatctactTGCCTCTGACTCCATAGTGCTGAaaataaaggcatgtaccaccacaaccACCTGCCCACctgattttacttttaaaaatatatatattttatatataatataataatataatatgttatatatatatatatatatatatatatctggggTGGGGCGTCTAGTACAGGAAATTAGCCACGAGGCAGGGAAAGGGCTAAAGGGCTGCAGAAGTGTTGGGGAGAGCCAGTGGAGAGACCACCAAACTGCTGTATGTGGTTGCTACTGGGATAGAGGAACCCACTGGAGGAGTGTGCATGGCTGTTTCTGCCATTGGCTGAGATGTTCACAGTTGCCACGCTTGTATCTCTGTCGCTACTGCTTCTCGGGACAGAGAAGGGCAGTGTCTCCCTTCCTCTTGCCTTTCCCCATCTATGACAAGCCCTGGCGGAAAGTCAGCTGACTGAGTACGGTGAAGGTTTCCTCTGTGGCAGTAAGGAGCTATCAGGGAGTGTGGCGCTAAAGGCCTGTCCCGCTGCCCCTGGGAAGCTCGGAGCTAGCAATCAAGGGTAAATGTCAAACATGCTCTGCGTCACTAGTTGTCAGGTAGGAAACAAGATATGGTAAACGGGGAAGTTGACAAGATTCCATTGGGTACCAGGGATGGAAAGCAGTTGCAAAGCACTAGCCCAGAGTTCTGGTCCCAGCCCTGATGCTGGTGGCCTGTGTGCTCCCAAGTGGATCATTCAAGCATTCCGAGCATCCAGTTCCTTCCTTGACACAGTGAAGTGAATTAATTATCCCTACCCAACCTACCTATAGGTCCTTGGGAAAAATAACCTGCTACAAGGGATACAAATTCTTTTCCCTGCAGTCGGAGagaaggttttactgctgttggGGGTTACCGTTTGGAAGGTGTTTTTATTGAGGgggtgcttctctttctttaggataaTTCTGGAGATCGAAGAACCAGCTTCCAATCACAATGGGGGCCAGCTGCTCTTTGGGGATGACGGCTTCCTCTACATCTTTACTGGAGACGGCGGGATGGCTGGAGACCCCTTTGGGAAGTTTGGAAATGCACAAAACAAGTACGCCCTGCTTCTGCTTGGCCGAGCCTTTGGTTTGCACACAGAGCATCTTAAGGGTTTCTGGAGGGAGAGCTTCTGCCCCACCACACAGAGCAGGGTGGTAGCCTGCAGTTACCTGGGACCTCAGCTAAGTCAATTACTTCCCATTGATTAGCGAGGACAGTGATGAGCCCAGTGGGAGACTTGTCCTGAGGAAAGAAGGTGCCAGCAGTTGTCCAGGGTCAGGCACAGTGCCCGGTTACACAGACAGAAATGACAGCAAGAAGCTTTTGAGGATGAGGTTTTTTTCCTAGGTGAGCGCTGGCCTGTGGGCCTTGCTGGGGTAAAGGCAGAGTGTATTCCCAGAAGAGACCCTTATGTGAGTGCAGTCTCTCCTTCGTTCTCATTTATCGATTCCCTCTTCTGAGCAAATGGCCTGGCCTTTTCTTTTCACGtgttgtatgcatgcacataaacacacatgaggAGCTGTCGTGTACATAGATAGGCACGTGCAGGAGGCTCCAGCCAGTCTCTCCGGTTCCTGCAGCGCGCGTGCACAGCCTCTCTTGGCCCAGAAAGTAACGGTGGTAGTGAGGATGTGTGGGTTACAGTTTGTGCCTTATTCGTTCCTGTTTGACAGTGAGAACCATGCAACCTTTGCGGCTTAGTCATGTGCTTGGAGCCAAGCTGAGAAATGAAATGGGGATACGTGGGTCATCCATCGAGCAGAAGTTAAAAGCATCCTTTTGCTGCTAGGAGTTTGCCTCTTGTAGATCCTGCAGCTGGATGTGGGctgtgaagggggggggggccctGGAGCTTCTGGCCCCAGGGATTAAGCATTGCCGCTGTTGGTTACATTTGTGAGGTTGTTGAGAGTGAGGGAGACACTGGGTTCTAATGCTACAAGTATAGTGATAGTTATGCAAATGTGTCACTTGAGCTAACTGCACCAGCTCAGCCTTGCGGGCCAGAGTGGAGGGAGGAGTCAGGTCTCCAGTGCTAACAGAGAGGGAGGGCTGCATCGAGCCAGCAGAGCAGAAACCACCCTGCCCAGTGTGCTAACTCCAGGTATCTTCTAGGTCAGccgttctcaactttcctaatgctgacCTTTTatcacagttcctcatgctgtggtggccTCCAGTCATAAAATCGTCTTGttgttactttataactgtaatcttACTACtgtgttatgaatcgtaatgtattACAAAGGGGTCGAGACcttaaggttgagaaccactggtgtaGACGGTTCCCATTGCGAACCACTTTGCCCGTGTGATCAACAGctactttctctctcctctcagagCTGCCAGGAGTTTAGGGCACATGTGCCCCCTCACCAGCTATACTTGGTAGTGTTTGATATAGACTTTGGTGGCCTGTGCTGGCTCAGTGGCTCTCAACATTTGTGGTCCCACGCTACGTGGGAGCACCCAACTGGCTATGAAAAGGACATAAACACGAGTTATTTTTCTAGTACAGTCTTCACCTTATATAGCACAGCTATGTGAACAGCAGCACCCACAATATTACAGCTCGGGATAGTGGCATTCCATAGGCAGTTGTGGTATAGAGTTTGGGTTTCTTGGGCTAGGTGCAGCTGAATGTCAGGCTGGCTGGTGGCTTGTCATAGCTCTGGTGCCCACTCTAGAGGGCAGTCTGAAAGGTAAACTGTGAGAAGGCAATGCAGCGATAGGAGGTGGGTTAGGGCTTGCTGCGCAGCGAAGCGAGTGCGGgatagacacacagaaagagcCTGTGCAAGTGGTTGAGCAGGGCTGAACTCGCGGGTGGCGCATCCTTCCTGCCTCCGGCGCAGACTCAACGTAACCAGCCGGGGCTCTCCTCCCGGGCCGCAGGTCTGCTCTGCTGGGCAAGGTGCTGCGCATCGACGTGGACCGTAAGGAGCGCGGCCTCCACTACGGCATCCCTCCAGACAACCCGTTCGTGGATGATCCCGGAGCTCGGCCTGAGGTCTATGCCCTGGGCGTGCGCAACATGTGGCGCTGCTCCTTCGACCGCGGAGACCCAATGTCTGGAACTGGCCGTGGGCGCCTGTTCTGCGGGGACGTGGGCCAGAACAAGTATGAGGAGGTGGACCTGGTGGAGCGGGGCCGCAACTACGGCTGGCGCGCTCGCGAGGGCTTCGAGTGCTACGACCGCAAGCTGTGCGCCAACACCTCCCTCGGTGACCGCGTCCCTGGGGACCTCCAAACAGGATTTGTCCGGTCCTCCCCGTTTCCTTAGCTAGATCTGTCCCGGACCGCTCCTATGTAGACCCTCGACATGGATCCAGTCCGACCCACCCCATCTTCAGGACCCCAAACCTATATCCGCCATGTCCCACTCCTCCCTGGGCTCAGAGACTGAGATCTGTTGCATTCCTCTGGGGACCTCCAATTCAGATCTCACCCCTTTCATTCCGACTAGTGGCCCTCTGGGGACCTCCTGTCTCACACCTTCCCTGGAGACCCCACCATCTCTGACCGCACTGTCTCCCCAACATCCCTATAGTATTATCCCCTAGCTCTTTCACCTGACTGGCTTTTCCCACTCCAGACCTCCCTGTACTTAAAGTGTCCCTTCAAGCAACATTTTAGGTTCCTTCTCACCATGCACCCCCTGTCGAGCTCCTAAAAAATTCGGCATGACCCTTTGAGAGCCTTCCTTGCTTAGGCCGCTCCAAAGCACTGGGCCTCAGGACGAACCCACTTTCTCATCTGCCCCTCAGATGACGTGCTGCCGATTTTCGCCTACCCACACAAGCTGGGTAAATCAGTCACCGGAGGCTACGTGTACCGGGGTTGTGAGTACCCCAATCTCAATGGCCTCTACATTTTTGGCGATTTCATGAGCGGGTAAGTGGCGGCCCACATGGCCTATGCTCTCCCTAAGTGGTAAAAAGGagagtgtgtttgtatgcatgtgttcagGAGTGGGCCAAACAGGTCTCTTCCTCAGGGAGAAAGTCCCCGTCTCCCTTTGGAATGATCGGTGTGTGCAAAGCTGGacagatggatgagtggatgcaAGGAtggatggggggcagggggggggcgcggattggagagatggctcagaggttaagagcactgactgctcttctagaggtcctgagttcaattcccagcaaccacatggtatctGTAattgccctcttctgctgtgtctgaaggcagcgacattgtactcacatgcattaaacaaacaaacaaacaaataactcttaaaaaaaaaagaatggatggcTGGACAGGTGGATGAACAGGTGTGTGAATAACTGGATAGATAAGTAAATGGATGGACAGATTCCCTTGTGTAGCATACTAGCGATGCCCTCACAGTTTGTCTTCCTTTTCAGGCGACTGATGTCTCTCCGAGAGAACCCAGAGACAGGCCAATGGAAGTATAGCGAGGTCTGCATGGGCCGTGGACAGACCTGTGCTTTCCCAGGTCTCATCAACAACTACTACCCCTACATCATCTCCTTTGCGGAGGACGAGGCTGGTGAGCATGCAGAGAGCCCTCCATCCTTGCCCTCGTCGTGCTTGGGACTGTGACCACCAACTCTGGTcacccttctggcctctgactCGAAGGCAGCTTAAGAATGAAATGGCTTCCATGCCTGGTATGGGGGGGATGGGCGTGTCTCTGGGGATAGGCGTGTCTCTGGGGCTTGGGCTTTTCCTTGTGTGTTCTTGGATCAGCCCTAGAATCTCTAGAATCTCCAGAACTGCCCCTTTCTTATCTGGCGAATAGAAAGGTCATCCCCTGCCCGCGTGGAGGAGTAGATAGATGGGAATGTTAGAGACTTAATGGGTACAAGTCCCCAGAGCCAGCAGCAAGGGCAGGAAATATCTGGAATAGGCAAGGGAGGGAAGGGCTGGGCCCCTGATGGTAAGTGAGTTTGAGCTATTGAGGAAACTCCGCTGTCATTTCAAAGCAGGCAGATACAGCCTTCTAGCCCATCACAGGACCTTACGTTCCCAGCATTCCTGGTCTTGATGCAGGGgacagagggggaagggagagaagggatcTCCCTCCAGTATCCTGCCTTTGTCCTTGGCCCTGGGATTGTTCCCAGACAAAAGGCCAGGGGCCCCCAGCAGGCCCTGGTGCAAGCTTGTTGAGGTTACCAGGCAACGCTCACCGCGGCCTTTGGAGGGGTATCTCCCGCAGGGCCCAGTGCCCAAAGCCCCCAGGGCCTAGTCTGGGAAACCTTTGTTGAACTGACAACCTCCTCTCCTCATTAGAATGTGAATTTTCCAAAgggcagccccagccccagcctcaccGAGGTCCTTAAGCTCGCTGAGCCCTTGGAAGCTCTTTCTTTTGATCTGTAGGGGGTTAACGATGATTTAGAAgcagcctccccctccccagtCCGGTCTGAAAGGAAGGTGCAGTTCTCAAGGGCCTTTCCTCTTAGTCCTTTGAATGACGGCGAGTGACAGAAAACCAGGAGGAGGCGCTTGTGAGCTGGCCAGCCCAAGGACAGCTAGATCTTATATATATAAAGTGCTGCCAGGGAAGGCAAAAGAGCCTCACCCCCCAGCTCCTGGGCGTCGACCTGTATTTTAGACATATTGAATGGTGTTGCAAGGACCTCTGCTGCTCCAGTAACCTTCAAGAACATtcgagccgggcagtggtggcccatgcctttaatcccagcacttgggaggtagaggcaggcggatttctgagtttgaggccagcctggtctacaaagtgagttccaggacagccagggctacacagagaagccctgtctcaaaaaaaaacaaaaacaaacaaacaaacaaaaaacactcgaAGCACAGAGACCAAGAGGACAAGGTAGGCAGCACTGGCAGCTTCAGCTTGGTCCTTATGTACACATGGGAGGTGAAGGCTGAGTCTTCAGATGACTGTAGCCAGCAGAATAGCCTGGCCAAACTCTATCCAAGCAGGGAGCTGGGTCATGGTTGGTGGAGGTGTGAGCCTTTATGGGGCCAGGCATGAGGAGACCTCTGGGGACTGTGCTGCAGAGGATCAAGGCATGCTGAGGTGTTAGGAAGCCAAAGCACCCTCTCAGGGTCTGTGGAGGTCAGGGTGGGGGTTCAGCTTCTGAGCCTGAGGGGAGCCTGGGTGGGGCGGGGCTGGCAACACTTGGTTGCAGGCAGTTCTCACCCTCATTGCCTTGTTCCCTGTTCAAAGGGGAGCTGTACTTCATGTCCACGGGTGTTCCCAGTGCCACGGCTGCACATGGGGTCATCTACAAAGTCATCGATCCCTCCAGGTGAGTCCCTGAACTGGGCTCTGGCCCATATTGTCTGCAGAGACAGTAAGTTCCCTCATCTTCTGCCTTGCTCAGTTCTCGCTGTGAGGCCTAAACTGACTCCTGGGTCTGACATATGCTCTCTCAGCTCTCCATTGGATGGTTAGGGAGATGAGTCACAAGCCAGGGGCCCTAACTGTTGGCAGCCTGCCCTGTGGGTATAAACCTGTAGCCCCTGGGTGCTTTCCCCCACTTACTCACTCTCTTGTCTTACCTGGTCCTCATTCCGTTGTCATCTCTTGGCCTTGGAAATGTTCATCTTCTCCAGGGTAAAGGTTTCGTCTCCTCATCCCGGTCATACCCCTCAGGTTCTGGGAATGGCACAGAGCAGACACTAGAGTGTGTTTAACGAATGACTGCATCATGGTCCTCGTAGAACCCCTTTGTAGATTTTTTTGCTCCTTGACCAGAGTAGCCAGTTACTTTGAAGCACACTAGGTTTAGAGAAGTTCTAAAACACGCATTGAGCCTAAACATTTGTTTCTCAGCCAGATATAGCAGTGCATACTTGTAACCCCAGCTATTTAGGGGGtcggggcaggaggattgcaagtttgaggccagcttctgagagttctaggctaacctaggtattttaataagatccactctcaaagctgggcagtggtggcccatgcctttaatcccagcacttgggaggcagaggcaagtggatttctgagtttgaggccagcctggtctacagagtgagttccaggacaaccggggctaacagagaaaccctgtctcgaaaaaccaaaaaaaaaaaaaaaaaaaaaaaaaaaaaaccctgaaaaccaaGATCTAGTctcaaaagtatgtgtgtgtgtgtatgtgtgtgtgtgtgtgtgtttgtgtatgtgtgtgtgtgtgtgtgtgtgtgtgtgagagagagagacagagagagacagagagagacagagagacagagagaaagagacagagagagagagagagacagagagagacagagacagagacagagagacagactagGAACATAGTAGGCTTGTCTGGCATACACAAGGCCTAAGCCTTGGGCTAGCTCTCCAGTTCATTTTTGCTGTTAACAGTCAGTGCAGGAAAGGAAGTT
The nucleotide sequence above comes from Mus musculus strain C57BL/6J chromosome 12, GRCm38.p6 C57BL/6J. Encoded proteins:
- the Hhipl1 gene encoding HHIP-like protein 1 isoform X1, with translation MAGRRAVARIGPGALLVLRALLAAAHPQCLDFRPPFRPPQPLSFCAQYSAFGCCTAEQDAALARRFRVLETRMDAGVWATCAGYALDLLCQECSPYAAHLYDAEDPATPLRTVPGLCEDYCLDMWQTCRGLFRLLSPDRELWALESNRAKLCRYLSLDDTDYCFPSLLVNENLNSNLGRVVADAKGCLQLCLEEVANGLRNPVAMVHAGDGSHRFFVAEQVGLVWTYLPDRSRLEKPFLNVSQAVLTSPWEGDERGFLGLAFHPRFPHPSKLYVYYSVGVGFREWIRISEFRVSEGDENTVDHGSERIILEIEEPASNHNGGQLLFGDDGFLYIFTGDGGMAGDPFGKFGNAQNKSALLGKVLRIDVDRKERGLHYGIPPDNPFVDDPGARPEVYALGVRNMWRCSFDRGDPMSGTGRGRLFCGDVGQNKYEEVDLVERGRNYGWRAREGFECYDRKLCANTSLDDVLPIFAYPHKLGKSVTGGYVYRGCEYPNLNGLYIFGDFMSGRLMSLRENPETGQWKYSEVCMGRGQTCAFPGLINNYYPYIISFAEDEAGELYFMSTGVPSATAAHGVIYKVIDPSSVLPDTHTSDACQLTRGKGGHGGRPRGHSLNRTTVVFCLVLNIISLRDGTLSCFLDLPEMQTQ